The DNA region TTAACAGCATtaaggaaaataattaaaaaaaaaaaaggtgactGACCGGTCTGACCGaaaaccggccgagtcaccgAGTTAATcatcgaaccggccggttcaaaCCGGTTCCGGCCGAGTCACATGCACAGCCGATCAGATGTGAGGCTCGGAccggtcggaccggccggtccgagccgagttttaaaacactcaCGAAAGAGAAGtgaattttttatctttttttctaTCACAAAGCATTTAAAATCCTCATTGATCTTCAAATCTTCAATTTCCTAACACATATGTCATCAGCTCTTATCACAGGCTTATAAAGAAAAATCGTTTCTTACCACTTGAATTATTCTTAGAAAAAGAGAAGTGAATATTATAAAGTGAACGTCTAAACTTTTTTTTCATCGGTCCAAGTGGTGAGTCTACTCAGCAAGAGGTGGAAGACTAACCGAACTTGTAGCATGTTGGGCAAGCCTGAGAGGAGGTTGGTTCGTCTCATTCCCAATCAGGTGATTATGCTTCACTTGTGCCCAGTTGGATGCTTTGAAGCTGGGCATCTGCGGGAGGCTAGACAAGATACAAGCTAACATGGAAGCACAGTCGAGCAGACTGCTTCCTTGCTAGCCATTCTACAGCAGTTGGAGGCGTAGCTCGGCATAAgaagttttaaattttcattataaaaaaattaacttgtCTTGACTCCTGACTTTGGGAATGTTAAATATATAAaccttaaatttaaattatttgttGTATCTATAATTTATAATgtatcttatattttttttttgataagtcaAATGTGTATTAAAAGGAAGTACAAAGGGTATTTCAACTCAATACAAGGTAGAAATAGTTAAAGAGAAAGCATGACAGGTACAGAAAGGAAAATTATAACAATACATATGACACCACTAGGAAGCCCCCAGCCTAAATACTTAAGGGATTAAAATGACACAAAACCAGCAAGGGAGCAGAGCAAGTGACAAGACATGGAATTCCACCACCAAGTAAATCAATCTTACGCTCCCTTCGAACAACTCCAGCCTTCACGCACCAGTAACACATAGCAATGGCTGGGCAGTCCATTCATAAAAGGAACAACAAAAGCCTTTGAGCTTAGCTTTATTCCATTGCCACGAGCGCCACTGAATTAGCTCGAAGGTAATAGAAGCATCCTTCTCCTTTCCTCTAAATGCACAGTCATTTCGAAGCAACCAGAGGGACCAAATGGCAGCCAACCAAATAGAAAGCATTCCTCTTTGTTGGTTCTTGTTACTCCCAAACTTGAACCGGAGCAGATTTTCACTAGAGGACGCGGAAGCAACAGCAGAGCAGCCCACCCAATTGTAGCAGCGAGTCCAAACCTCTCGTGAGAAGGGACAAGAGAAAAGTAGGTGGAAACACGCCTCGTCCTCATGCCTGCAGAAAAAACAGTTAACCTCATCTTGTGGAAGAGGGACATGGCGTCTCCGTAAATTCACCAAGGTAGCAATACGATCCTGGACCACCCTCCACGCAAATGCTTTAATAttggaaggagaaggagagcCCCAAATTAAAGAGTAAACTGGGTCAGGTTGTGGCAGCCGAGGATCCTGCAGAAAGCAATACGAAGACTGAACAGAGAAAATTCCATCAGCACTCGGAAGCCAAGTCCATTTATCATGGACACCATGCTGCAGTTGTACACCACGGAGGTCCTGAAGCATGGAATGCTCCCACAGTAGCTCACGACCCCTAAGCTGGCGGCGCCACTTAAATCTCCACTGCCATGAGTCGTTGAGCCATTCCCCACAGTCACTTACATAGGCCAATTTGACTTTAGAGAGGTTGTAGAGGCGATGGTACTTAGAGGCAAAGTTGTCACTCCCAGCCCAAGGCTCCCACCAAAATTGTGTGGCGTTCCCTGCTTTAACAGTTTTCAAAGACCCTGCATCAATCGAGTTTACCCCGTCCTCTTGGCACACCTCTTTCAAATCTCTCCACCACAGCGAATCTTGAGAACACGTTCCAGAGGTATACTTGGCATGAATGACCTTGCACCATAAACTGTTACGTTCGTTCCGCAACCTCCAGGCCCATTTTCCCAGCAATGATTTGTTAAACAGCTTAAGGTCTTTGATGCCTAAGCCCCCAACCTCTTTGGGTTGGCAAATAGAGGACCACTTAACCCAAGCGATCTTCTTATTCTCCTCAGAACCCCCCATAAAAATCGCCGCATAATTCCTGAACAAATACTCTCCACACATGAGGGAAGcttcagaaaagaaagataaaataatgGTAAGGCCGAGAGTACACTTTGGATTAGGCACACCCTCCCACCGAAAGAAATTGATTTATTCCGCCAAATAGAGAGCCTCTTCCTAAACTTCTTAATAACTGGCTCCCAAGTAGCCTTACGACTTGGGCAGCCCCCGATTGGAACCCCCAAGTAAATGAAGGGTAGTGACATCAACCTGCAATTAAGAACTGAAGCAAATTGGTTAGTCAAAATTCCAGGAACAGCAATCGTTGCTAGTTTGCTCTTCTGGAAGTTAACTTCGAGCCCCGAGATTAGTTCAAAGCACCTCAGTACGCACTTAATAACCATCATATTTTGGATTGTCGCCACTCCAACAAAAACCATATCATCAGCGAATTGCAAGAGAGATACAGTGCAATCATCGTTTCCCCCAACTTTATAGCCAACAAATTTACCAAGGGAGACGACATCGAGAAATAGCCCATTTAATCCTTCTGCAAcaattaagaagagaaaaggtgCGAGGGGGTCACCTTGGCGAAGACCCTTCTCCATCCGAAACTCACCACATGGGCTTCCGTTCACAAGTACAGATACAGAGGCAGATTCAAGACAACCTCGTATCCAATGGATCCACCTTGGGTCAAAACCCATCCTCCTCGGCATATACATCAGGAATTCCCACTAGACGGAGTCATAAGCCTTCTCGAAATCCACCTTGAATATAGCGGTAGCCCTTCGCTTATATTTAGCCTCGTGAACTAATTCATTAAGGACCACTGCACTATCCAACATATGACGCCCGCCAATGAAAGCGAATTGTCGTTCATAAAAAAATTTCCCCAAAACTGGTGCAAGTCTATTAGCAAGTAATTTTGAAATTACTTTGTAGATGCAACCAGTAAGAGAAATCGGTCGAAACTCGTTAAGGGACTGTGGGGAACCTGTTTTAGGAATGAGAACAATGAAGGAAGCATTGCACCCTCTAGGCCAAGCACCACGACGCCAAAACTCCTTAACAGTCTTCAAAAAATCAGCTTTTAACACATGCCAAAACTtctgaataaatttaaaattgaagcCATCAGGTCCTGGGCTTTTATCACCACCACATCCCCAAACTGCATCTCTAATTTCAACGTCACTGAATGGGGCAATCAGAGTTGAGTTATCTGAGGCCGAAAGAGATTTAAATTGCACGTCGTCAAGTGAAGGATGGACCCAAGAATCTGACTTGAATTTTTCTGTATAGAACTTATGCACCACTTCTTTAATCTTGGCTGGTTGCTCCTCCCAAACGCCTTCCACCATCAACCCCACTAAGGAGTTAGCTCGGCGTTTCCAGTTTATTGTCGAGTGAAAGAACTTGGAGTTACAGTCCCCTTCTGAAACCCATCTCGATCGAGCCTTTTGGAATAAGAGGGACTCATGGCGACGGAGTACCAACCAGAATTCATCTAACAGATCTTTCCTTGCGTTAAGTTCAACTTCAGAGGGGCCTTGAGCTTCCTCCTTAGCATCTAGAGCATTGATTTGATTCACAACCGTGTCCCTTTTCTGTTTGAGATCACCAAATACTTCCTTATTCCACACTTTAAGCTTTCCTCGAAGCCCTTTCAATTTTTCCTTGAGCACGAATGCACTCCAACCTTTTATACGCAAATCAGTCCAGGATCGTTCCATAAAGTCAGCCAGACGTGGGTCAAATAGCCAGCAATTTAACACCCGGAAGGGTTTGGGACCCCAATCCACCCACAGATGGCGCAAGAGAAGTGGGCAGTGGTCGAAAATGTTTCTGTCGAGAACCAATTGGGAGCAATTTAGCCAAAGGTTACACCAGTCAAAAGAGACAAGAAATCGGGCAATCCTACTTGAGGCGCTTCCGTTTGGTCTCAGCCAAGTATACCTTCTACCTGCTAGGGGGATATCCTGTAGttctaaattcaaaataaaGGCATTTAACTCATCCATCTCTCTTTGCTGAGAGCTGGAGACTCCACCTGAGATACCCCTTCTTTCATCAGCACAACGGACCACGTTAAAGTCCCCAGCAAGGCACCAGGCTTCAACATGACATGACTCTTTCCACTCAGCAAGAGCATTCCATAGAATCCTTTTCTCACCCAAATCACAAGGGGAGTAAACATTAATGATGACACACTTTCTTGGGGAATCCTTCCAAGTCCCTAATAATCCAATAAAACCCAGCCCCTCCTTGAATTCATCTAAGGCGAAGGCATTTGAGTTCCACATACAGAGTAAACCGCCACCACGGTTAACCGCTGGAATTGCCTTCCACACAAAATCGAAGTCACCCCATAGTTGTGAGCAAATCTGTCTATCAATTGAGCCCAGCTTCGTCTCCTGAATACAGAGCAGTTGAACATGGTTCTTGCAAACAACTTCTCTAATTACCCTACATTTTGCACCGTCCCCTAATCCTCTAACATTATAAGACAACACATTCATTGGGGACCGGtagcaccaacaagattacaacCAGTTGCTGCCATGCTGCCTGGAGCATCCCTGCAGTCAAGAGTCACCAGTTTGCTGATAATTTCATCATCATTACCAGCCGAGGAAGCCCCACATTCCTTGCCAAGGGCCAAAAGCATCTTTGCTTCAGCGTGTTTCCCATTCAGCCACAAAATTCGGCTACCCTGTTGAGCATCAGGACTCGCAGAAAAGTTGGAACAATTCGAGAGGCTTAGTTGGCGAACCTCCTTTCGAGCAGCAGCTGAAGAAGTCAATGGAGGGACAACAAGATTTGATGGGGTAATTCTTCTGCTCAATACACCAAAGCGATTATGCGTGGGCAACCCCCACAACCTATGAATTGGTTGGGAGGTTGCCTTGGCGCTGGGTCGGTGGCGACGGCCTCCCGTCAATAAAGTTGGCTCCGATTCAGTTCTCAAGTTCGGAATGTGTCGCGGAGGTGAGATAGCTGTTGCAGAAACCCTGGAACCAGAATTAGGGGAAGTAAGTTGGGGGATAGCATCCCATGTGCCAGCGGTCTCCGGAATATCCAAGGGGGGGCCCAATTGGGCAAGGGACCCCTTCGGCCCATCTAGTTCAACAGGGCTCAATGCAATAGTGACCAAATGTGCTGCCTCGcctaaattattaatttatgtctCCTTTTGGGCCTCTAATACCACGTTACATGAAGTGGCATCTCCTTCAGAAAATTGGTTTTTGTCAACACTAACAGGGCCCACGGCCACGTCAGCATTGCTATTTGAGTCTCCACCAGAGATTTGAATATTGTCCTCTTTTGCGGGTCCCACTTTAGGGTCGGCAACTAAATTATTAATGGACTCCTCATGATTGCTAGCAAGTCCCAATACATTCTCCGACGCCTCCTGGTTATGATTAGAGGGAAACGCAGTCCCATCATTCTCGGAACCTGCCAAATCATTGATTGGCTCATTATTACCATCCAAGTTCCCATGCTCAGGGGTTAATGCGGCAGCGCCACCGCCCCCGGCGGCCATGAATAAAGTTTCCGGTAGGGAATGATCGTCATCGCCTTCACTGTTCGACTGGGACGAGTCAGAAAAATCGTGGTCCTCATCTAACGATTGCGAATCGCTAGAACCAACCTCATCAACGTCGGCCTTATCTGCATGGTTAATTATTCCATTCTCCAGTCCTATCTCTTCTTGAATTCTGAGATAATATCCCACGCCACTGATAACAACCCTTCTATAATGGGACAATAGCTGGGGAGAATTTGTCCTTATAAACAATTGTGCAGAGTCTAGAGATGAGAAGCTTGAAGTTCTATCGCCAATCATGATCAGGTCACCAACCGGACGTACTACTTCCTCGAAGCATTCTTTGTTCCACATATGGATTGGCAAGCCAATACAGCTCACCTAGGTGCATCTGTAGTCTGAAGACGCGCCACCAGGATGCCAGGGGTAGCAGACATCAAAGATAGCATCCGGGCCCTCCGTCGTCTCCCTCAGAGCCTCCTCGAGGTCAAAACCCTCCGGTCCCGTCAGTAGAACCGTCATCCCCAAGATACCGAACTTGAATGAAAGTGAACCCCTCAAGAAACCCTGCACTCTTAAGGGTTGGGAGCAGTTCAAGGTTCTTGAGCACGCCGACGACACTTCGTTTCATCCACTCCTCCCCTTCCAGGACAATCGGGCCTTTCCATTCCTGAAACTGACCCTGGGCACTATTCCGATCAACAAGGGGAACGACACCCTCATGAATAATCCCAGGCTCCGAAGAAGTTGTGGGCACCTTCTTTTGGTGGGCCTTTGGCTGTTGGCGAAAGTCCATGCCAGCAGCAGTCCTTTTCACAACGTCGGCATACTTAGTCCCTTTCACAACAGCAACAGTAGAGAAGTTCCGTCTATATCCAGCCCTTGGCAGCGGCGCCTTACGATTCGCAAACCGGGGGAAGTTCACGTGCATCTTCATATTCCCGATAAGAATCGTATCCAGTTCCTTCTCCAATTTAGCTGGGTTTTTTACCCCAATAAACCGCACGAATCCGAACCTACGTCCATTCTTATCTCGTTTGGGGGCTATGAATACATCACACACTTGGTCATACCTCTGAAAGATCTGCCATAGTTGCTTTTCAGTGAAACCATCTGGGaaattggtgaagaagaagtgaGTCAGGTCTCCCTCGAACGTCCTAGTGCTCACCTTGTCGTGACGGTTCCAATTTCTCCTCCCTAtctctctccttctctctctacctttctctctcattttacTTGTTTTCTTCGTTAAGTTAATGTGTGAAGACTTGATATCTCATGATACTTGACATTAGATCAGCAAACATTTTTAtactttattaaaaaaaaataaaaaacaattgaAAGAATTTATATCTCTTGGTTGAAATCTTTTATCATATTGATCACTATTTAATGTATCTTAtataaaatcatatttttatatgagaacataagaataaatcacgaccatTATATCTAATCATTAATGATCAAgattaaaatatgaaatatgtGAGTTTTTTaaagtcacatgacatttttaagtgatcatgtcatcattaaattgttttaatcttgacatTCAATTGTTAAAAGGCTCTCGTGCAAAAGTGGTccctaaaatatttttataacatTCACTGTCCCCAGCGTTTTCTCCTGTTACCATAGATAGTCCTTCAACTCTTTTCCATCAAAAATCAAACTGATCTCTCCTACGTGGCTGCTTTTTAATGACATGGACAACCTTAGGAGTGAGAAGAGGAACATGTGAGAGGCACgtgatcttcttcttcttcatctaccCGATCCCAACCTAAAAAATACCAAATCCCTAGTTTCCCAAAATCCCAACTGTCCAACATTGATTCTCGGCTTTGGGTGGTTTTGGTGGTGCGTCAAATCGTTGCGATGGAGGAGATGATTTGCTTGGAAGGGAAGAGTTCTCGCAACGCTGAAGGTCAACTACTCATGGAGGAAGTGAACTATCGTAGGGCTCTTCTGATTTGAGGTGAAGAATGGTGAAAGTCTGTGGGTGTGGAGTTGAAGGTCCTCTACTGACTCCGTGGACTGGGGAGAACCTTGGAAGGAGGTTCAAAGGTAGTGGCCTCTTCAAGGTATGCATTTTCTCgtgtttctcttcttccatgTTCCATTCTTCTTCCCTGTTCCATTCTTCTTCCATGTTCCACTCCCTGTGCTTTTGGAAGGTATATTAATACACTCTATTTTTTTCCACCAACTTGCAAGTTCATGGTGAGAAAG from Lotus japonicus ecotype B-129 chromosome 2, LjGifu_v1.2 includes:
- the LOC130736730 gene encoding uncharacterized mitochondrial protein AtMg01250-like; this encodes MPRRMGFDPRWIHWIRGCLESASVSVLVNGSPCGEFRMEKGLRQGDPLAPFLFLIVAEGLNGLFLDVVSLGKFVGYKVGGNDDCTVSLLQFADDMVFVGVATIQNMMVDVTTLHLLGGSNRGLPKS